Within the Spirochaetales bacterium genome, the region CATGTTCGACCGCGCCGTTTACCGTAACAGGGCCGTCTCGTCCGAGCTCATAGCGCATCCGAGTTCCGGTATGTCGCGGACGGACTATTACAACTGGCAGGAGAAAATCGAGGCCGTTTTCGCGCAGCATAGCTACGACGCGCTTGTCATCCTTCTGGGGACAAACGACGCGCAGACCATTGTCTCAGGCTCGAAGCATTTCCGGTTCAATACCAAAAGCTGGCGGGAAATTTACGAAAACCGCCTCACGAAGCTTTTTCGATACCTGGAGGGGAAAATATACAGGATATACTGGATCGGGTTGCCGCCCATGAGAAACAGCGGTTTTCATGCGAAAATGTCCGCGATAAACGACATTATCGAAGGTGTCTGCGGCCGTTACGGGTATGTCTCCTTTCTCCCCACAGGATATCTGCTCGGGAATGAACACGCCCGTTACACCGATTATCTCGAAATCGACGGAAAGCTTTCGCAACTGCGGCTTTCAGACGGGATTCATCTCACCTATGCGGGCGGGAAGATCATTGCCGGGCTGCTGCTCGGTATGATTCATCGTGACTTTGACTTTGAAGAGGAAAAGGAGGAACCTGTCGAGATTGTCCGTGAATAGGACAGCATTACCGGTAAAAATTGTTTGGCTTTTTCCCTGAAATGGTGTATCTTTTATAGAGAAGGAATTCGGGCACAGGGAAGGAAATAGATGGAACCTCACAGCATTGTAAAAAAGACACATCTCGTTCTCTTTATCGCGGCAATATCGGCCGCCTGTCTTCTCTCCTCCTGCGCGACCGCCCCCGTCAATCCTCAGGGAAACACCCGTTCGGAGGCGGGCTCGACGTCCGATTCGGCCGGTACCACGTCGTCCTCGCGATCGACGGCGACCTCCTTCGGGCAAAGCGGAAAATCGACCTACATGTCGAGTTCGTACGACGATTACTCCTTTAGCGGAAACCTCTTCGGCAGGGGGCTTGCTTCGGTAAAAGGCATGCAATCGATTAAACCGGAAGAAAGCATTGTCTTTATCCTTTTCTACGGCGGTCTTTTCTCCGCGTTGTATCTCCTCTTTATAATACGCAAAATCTTTCTTGCAAGAAAAGCCTGATACACGGATAACTATCTGTCTCATAGATAAATAGTTGGTTCCCGCTCCGCATTCACGCGTAAATACACAACTCCGATATTGACTTTCGGCCTGATATTTACTATAACATTAGTCAGAGGATGGAAGAAAAGGTACGGCTGTTAAAAAATGCAAAACTTTTCTCGCGACTCAAAGATTCGGATATTGCCACTATAGCGGAATACAGTGAATTCAGGGATTATGATGACGACGCCGTCATCTTCGAAGAGGGAACGTTCGGGGAGTCCCTTTTTATTGTCAAACAGGGAGCGGTTCGAATCATAAAAAGGGAGGAAGGGAAAAAAGACAGGGATATCGCACGGTTCATTCCGGGTGATCTCTTTGGAGATCTCGACCTTTTCGAAGACAGCCCCCGTACCGCGACCGCGCTCGCGGAAGAAGATACGACCCTTCTCATTTTTCCGGCGCCATACATCCAGTTTACCGAACTCATCAACAAGTATCCTGACATTTTCGCACGCGTCCTCCACGTTCTCCTCGCCACGGTCGCGGGAAGGATCCGTTCGACGAACAAACTCCTCTCCGACAAAACCCAGTGGATCGACGATCTCAGAAAACAGATTCTCTATGACAAACTCACCGGGCTTTACAATAAAAGCTGGCTCAAGGAAGATTTTCCCCTCCAGCTTCCCTCTTACGGCAACAATACGACGGTGCTGGTACTCAAACCCGACAATTTCAAATATATCAATGATACCTACGGCCATTCCGCCGGGGACAGGGTCCTTCAGATCATGTCTGAAACACTGAAAAACTCGACCCGCAAGACAGATACCGTGATTCGGTACCGGGGGGACGAGTTTGTCGTCATTCTTCCGAACACGACAACGGATGACGGCCTCAGAATCGCCGAAAACCTGAGGCAGAAATTGTATGCCATTAATATCAAAAAAGTCATCATGGGCGATGAATTCAGGACACCGTGGAGTATCGGTGTCGGGACATATCCCGTTCATGCCGACGATCACAACGAGATTATCAAGGTGACATTCGATATCATGCTTTCCAAACGAAACAGCGGAGGTGACGGGGTAAAGATCGCTCCGTAGAAATATGCATAAAACCGTTTCTTTCCTGAAACAGATTCACATTTTTTCATCACTCGACGACGTTGAAATCAAAATACTCGCCAAGAATCTCAAGCTCGTTCCGGTAAAATCCGGTGCCGTATTTTGCAGGGAAGGAGAAGAGGGTCACGAGCTGTACATCCTCAAAACAGGGAAAATAACGGGTACGATCGGTCTTCCGGACGGTAAACAAAAGGAAATCGTGGTTTTCAATCCGGGCGATTTTTTCGGAGAAATGTCGATATTCGAAAACGCCCCCCGATCGGCGACCTGTTACGCAAAGGAAAAGGGCTCCCTCTTCAAACTTCACAAGCACAAATTCTTCAAAATCATCGAATCGAACCCGGCGATCGCGATCAAGGTCATGTATAAAATGCTCAACATTACCACGCAGCGTCTCAGAAAAACGGGAAGCCTGGTCTCCGACATGGTCCGGTGGGGTGACGAGGCAAGCAGAAGGGCCATAACGGATGAATTGACCGGCGCCTATAACAGGCGCTTTCTCGACAACTCGCTCGATGACTATGTCGAGGCGGCCCGAACAAGCGGCAAGCGTCTCTGCCTTATCATGGCGGACCTCGATTATTTCAGGCAGATCAATGAAGCCTACGGCCACCAGATGGGCGACAAGGCGATCCTCGAAGCGGTAGCGGTATTCAAACACCACCTGCGGCAGCGGGATATTCTTGCCAGATACGGCGGTGACGAGTTTACCGTCATTCTGCCCGATACAACCATGGAAGAGGCCGGAGAAATCGCCGAAAAAATCCGGCGCGATGTCGAAAAACTCGATTTCCTGCAATCGATGAACGGACCGGTAAAAAGCTTTTCGGCAAGCCAGGGTATCGCCTGTTACCCGGATACCGCCGGGGACGAAAAAGCCCTCAAGAAAAAAGCGGACGAGGCACTCTACGCCGCCAAGGAAGCGGGACGCAACAGGGTATACTGCGCCAAATCCGGCTGATCTTAGCCGGCACGGCTGCTTGCAGACGTCACACGGCTGATAAAACCCCAAACCCATATTCGTTCCCTCATGGGCCCAAAAAAAAGATTATTGAGAAAAAAGGCTTGCACTTAACATATGTTTATTATACTATACCGATATGGCGACGTTTCTGAAAGCACCGGATACTTCGTCCAAGCTGGATATCCTTTCCGCGTCCGCCCGCTTTGATATCTGCCTTTCCTCATGCAGCACCAATAGCAGTGGTACGAGCGGCAGGATACGCGACCCCCTCGATCCTCTCCGAAAATGGATCTATCCCGCTCACGTGCCGGGAAAAGGCCGGGTCGGAATTCTCAAGGTACTCCAGACAAACGTCTGTAAAAACCGCTGTACCTATTGCTCCTTTTCCGCCTTGAAAGACAATGTCGTTCGGACCGGATTCAGACCGGACGAACTGGCAAAGGCATTCATGGAATTGGTCCGCACCGATATGGTCCATGGTATTTTCATCTCTTCCGGTGTCGGCGTCAACACGGACACGACGATGGAAAAGATGATTCTGACGGCGGAAATTCTCAGGAAACATTACCGTTTCGACGGATACATCCACTTGAAAATTCTGCCGGGGGCCTCATACAACCTTATCGAAGCAGCGGCATCCTACGCGAACAGGCTGTCGGTAAACCTCGAATCGCCCGGACGCGAACTTTTGGGCCTTATCGCCCCCGACAAGGACATGATCCGCGACCTGGTGCTGCCCATGAAGCAGACAGGCGAAATATTAAGGCGAGGCGCCCGTGCGAGCAGCCAGACGACGCAGTTCGTTGTCGGGGCGACGGATGAAAGCGACTGCGACATCATGAAAACAGTCGACTGGATTTACCGCCGTTTGTTCGTGTTCAGGGCGTATTTCTCCGCCTATCAACCGGATGAAAGGGAAACGGGACGCCCGCTGCCGCCCGAACCTCTCCTCAGAGAACACCGGTTGTATCAGTGCGATTTTCTGCTCAGGGCGTATGGCTTCGGCCTCCAGGAACTCGTCTTCGACGCTTCCGGAAATATCCCCCTTGACGTGGACCCGAAAACGGCATATGCGATGATGCATCCCGAATGTTTTCCCGTTGATATCAACCGTGCGGAAAAACATCACCTGCTTCGTGTTCCGGGTATCGGGCCCGTATCCGCCGAACGAATTATCAGGGAACGTATCGGAAATCCCTTTCATGGACTCGAAGCATTGAAGGGAACCGGCGTTGTCACGGACAGATCTGCCCCCTATATTCTCTTTTCAGGAAAGCGCGACCGTTCCTCCGCGTACAGGCAGCGATGGCTGTTTGAAGAGACTGCCTGTAGCGGATGGCGGACGGGCGTTTTTCCCTATCGGAACGAAACGTTTTCGAATAAAGCGAAAACCGCGATGCCGCAGCCCCCATCCTCCATCTACCCCGCGCTTGCCGGAAAGCCCGTCGCCTGGCGCGGGAGGCGTCTTACATGAAAATGAGTGAAAAAACAACACACCCGGTACCATCAAACAGGTGCCGGTCGTTTCTTTTTGACATACCATATTTACCGTATTTTCCCTATGTGTCATATTGACTCTTTTAGAGGAAATTTTCCAACCCCGCCATACGAGTGTGTTTTATTTCATTATATTATAGTTAATTATAAATAGCCTCATCTTCCTGATTTGGCACAAATATTGCAGATATATTAATAGAGTCAATAAATCCTATATAAGGAGGTGCGATATGAACCTTATAAAGTACAGACCAATTACCGGAAGCCTTTTTGACTTGGATTTCGAGCGCGTGCTCGACAGGTTCTTCGATGATTCGGTATTCACCGTTTCAGGACAATCACATCCGAAAGTCGATGTGCGTGAAAATGAAAACGATTACGTTGTCGAGGCGGATATTCCCGGTTTTACCGAGAAGGATATCGATGTTTCGGTAAACGGCGACCTGTTGACCATTTCATCCAAAAAGGATGAAACGAAAGAAGAGAAAAAGAAGGGCTATATTATCAAGGAAAGGCGAAGTACCGCTTTTTCGAGAAGTTTTACCCTTCCGAAAAACATCGACAGGGACAAGATCGACGCGCACTTTAAAAACGGCGTACTTTCGCTCAGTCTTCCGAAAACGGAACAGGCTAAGCCGAAACAGATCGATGTAAAAAAGGCCGACTAACGAACCGGTATGTAGAAAAAAGCCCCTTTCAAGAAGGGGCTTTTTTTATAAAAATCGATGCTTTTATCTCCGAACCACCGCTTCTATCCCGTCATTCGTTTGTTTTCCGGGATCTTCCCCGTAAAGGACATCGGTAACATCCTTGTAATCGTGCGGGCTCGCCCATGCAGCATAATAATGTCTGTCTTCGAGCAGGGGAAATCGTGTCCCGAAATAGGTGTTGAAAACAACACGGAAGGTATTGACGGGGCTTGAAATCCGGTAATTGTCGTTATCTTCATACCCGGGCAGATACCAGGCATTGAGAATGGAAAATCGCTCGTGCACATTCGTTTTTTCGAGCGATTCCCATGATAATCCCGACCCGGACCCATGATCGGCCTGGAGAATGATAACCGGGGGATGTTCAGTGTTGCGCTCAAGTATCTGCTGAATCGTTTTTTTAAGGAGTTTCGTAATCCAGGTGATCTGGCCGCCGTATCCTTTGATATAATTTGCGAGCCCGCCGCCGGTGGACGACATATAGTGCGATCCGTCGCACATATGGAAAAAATCACTCTGCCGTGTGGGTTCGCCCTCCGCGGTGAAGACAAAAGGAGGATGCGGTGAAAGAATGTGTGCGAAAACAAACTTCGGTGAAGGAAGCATATCGAGTCCCGCGAGTTTGTCGAGGGTATAGAGGATGCGTTGCCGGTGTTTGGCGAATGCCGAATCCTCTTCGTCCCGGTTCAAGGGGAACAAGGTCGTGTTTATCAGGATGTTTTCGAACTCGCTCATCTCGCTTTCAGGCGAGAAATAGTAATCGGTGTTATCGAGACGGGTATGATAATATCCCGATGAAAATGCCGCGATCGTGTATCCTGCGCTTTTGAGGAATCGAACGACCGCGTTGTCCCGCAGTCTTGCGGAAACAGGCATTCTGTCCCTCGAATCGATGCCGAAATCCCCAATATCCTGGATATAGGACATGTTGAGGGTGGCGGCGGCGGAATATACCGTCTGGCAGTAATTGGAAAAGCTTTTCCCGGGAACATGAAATCCTTTTTCCCGGAGAAAGGCATAAAAATCGGTATTATCCACATGAAAGATCGTCTCGAGTATGTCCTTGCCGGTGTAACCGTCCATAATAATAAAATAAATATCCGGAAGCACCGTTGACTTTTTTTCCTGTTGTGAATAACCGGTTGACTCCTGCGTTACTTCCACATCGGCGGCTTTCTTTCGGGTAACGAGTACCGCCCCCGCCTGGACAATCTGAAAGAACACCAGACAGGCTCCGATGAAAACGAGAATCGTGGTAAGGTGGCCAAGATTTTTTTTTGTCCGGATAACGATGAAGATTCCGGCGGCGAGGAGGCCGAGACAGACGACCGTGAATATACTCCCGAACGTGACGGGTATGGTGCCGAAGAGTGCAAAGCCGGTTGAGGGAAGAATACCCGCGATATGGCCGTATGAAAAGTAGACAAAAAGAATCATCGTTGCGATAAGGGCGCTTTTGCGGAAATCCTTTAATATGATACCGGCGCCGAAGGTGACGAACACTGCAAATCCCGCCGCAACGAGAAGCGGCACCGCAATGTCGCCGGGAGTCATTTCACCGGCGTTGTGCGCGTAGAGAAACAAAAGAGGAAATATCCCGAAAAACAGGGGGTGAAGAAATGTGAAGCCGTCTTTTTTCATGAATTTCATATGGTATGCATAAGGTATATGATTCGGCCGCTTTCATCAAGTGTCCTGCTTTCCGAAATACTGAAATATCGTGAAAAAACCTTTTCGAATTCGGACTTTCCATAGTCCGGAAAAACATCTTCCCTGGTCGAAAGCAGTTTCCGTATCTGCGAATCCTCTTTTGGAATAAACTCGATAACGAGATGGGAGCATAATGAATGAAAAAAAGAGGCGATTTTTTCGAACGGCAGATTATTCGATATGGCGAGGTGATGGATCAGGGCCAGGCTGATCACCATATCGACCGGTCCTCTTTGGGAAAGACTCTTCCTCTCCCTGTTTTCCCACCCGATCCCCGGACTCGGGTTGGTTAGATCCACTAAAAGCGGAAGGATATTGCCGGAGTTTTCCTGTTTGCAAAGGCGGTAGTTGACTTCGACGGCGGCCGGATCGATATCGAATGAAACGACATGCGCCGCTTTTTCCGAAGCGATTCTGGTAAAAATACCGGTATTTGCCCCGAGATCCCAGACCGTACAGGGATTCGTCTTTCGTACAAACTCTTCAACGACCCTTTTTTTCTGTTCGAACGCCGCTTTGCTGTAATTCGTTTTATCATAGTAGTCCGCCCACTCCGTTCCTTTCGGCTCCCATTTCATCTTCAGAACGGCGGAAAAAAGGCTTTCGATGATACCCTGAAACGCAAG harbors:
- a CDS encoding sulfatase-like hydrolase/transferase, which codes for MKFMKKDGFTFLHPLFFGIFPLLFLYAHNAGEMTPGDIAVPLLVAAGFAVFVTFGAGIILKDFRKSALIATMILFVYFSYGHIAGILPSTGFALFGTIPVTFGSIFTVVCLGLLAAGIFIVIRTKKNLGHLTTILVFIGACLVFFQIVQAGAVLVTRKKAADVEVTQESTGYSQQEKKSTVLPDIYFIIMDGYTGKDILETIFHVDNTDFYAFLREKGFHVPGKSFSNYCQTVYSAAATLNMSYIQDIGDFGIDSRDRMPVSARLRDNAVVRFLKSAGYTIAAFSSGYYHTRLDNTDYYFSPESEMSEFENILINTTLFPLNRDEEDSAFAKHRQRILYTLDKLAGLDMLPSPKFVFAHILSPHPPFVFTAEGEPTRQSDFFHMCDGSHYMSSTGGGLANYIKGYGGQITWITKLLKKTIQQILERNTEHPPVIILQADHGSGSGLSWESLEKTNVHERFSILNAWYLPGYEDNDNYRISSPVNTFRVVFNTYFGTRFPLLEDRHYYAAWASPHDYKDVTDVLYGEDPGKQTNDGIEAVVRR
- a CDS encoding GGDEF domain-containing protein; this translates as MHKTVSFLKQIHIFSSLDDVEIKILAKNLKLVPVKSGAVFCREGEEGHELYILKTGKITGTIGLPDGKQKEIVVFNPGDFFGEMSIFENAPRSATCYAKEKGSLFKLHKHKFFKIIESNPAIAIKVMYKMLNITTQRLRKTGSLVSDMVRWGDEASRRAITDELTGAYNRRFLDNSLDDYVEAARTSGKRLCLIMADLDYFRQINEAYGHQMGDKAILEAVAVFKHHLRQRDILARYGGDEFTVILPDTTMEEAGEIAEKIRRDVEKLDFLQSMNGPVKSFSASQGIACYPDTAGDEKALKKKADEALYAAKEAGRNRVYCAKSG
- a CDS encoding helix-hairpin-helix domain-containing protein, translated to MATFLKAPDTSSKLDILSASARFDICLSSCSTNSSGTSGRIRDPLDPLRKWIYPAHVPGKGRVGILKVLQTNVCKNRCTYCSFSALKDNVVRTGFRPDELAKAFMELVRTDMVHGIFISSGVGVNTDTTMEKMILTAEILRKHYRFDGYIHLKILPGASYNLIEAAASYANRLSVNLESPGRELLGLIAPDKDMIRDLVLPMKQTGEILRRGARASSQTTQFVVGATDESDCDIMKTVDWIYRRLFVFRAYFSAYQPDERETGRPLPPEPLLREHRLYQCDFLLRAYGFGLQELVFDASGNIPLDVDPKTAYAMMHPECFPVDINRAEKHHLLRVPGIGPVSAERIIRERIGNPFHGLEALKGTGVVTDRSAPYILFSGKRDRSSAYRQRWLFEETACSGWRTGVFPYRNETFSNKAKTAMPQPPSSIYPALAGKPVAWRGRRLT
- a CDS encoding GGDEF domain-containing protein, with amino-acid sequence MEEKVRLLKNAKLFSRLKDSDIATIAEYSEFRDYDDDAVIFEEGTFGESLFIVKQGAVRIIKREEGKKDRDIARFIPGDLFGDLDLFEDSPRTATALAEEDTTLLIFPAPYIQFTELINKYPDIFARVLHVLLATVAGRIRSTNKLLSDKTQWIDDLRKQILYDKLTGLYNKSWLKEDFPLQLPSYGNNTTVLVLKPDNFKYINDTYGHSAGDRVLQIMSETLKNSTRKTDTVIRYRGDEFVVILPNTTTDDGLRIAENLRQKLYAINIKKVIMGDEFRTPWSIGVGTYPVHADDHNEIIKVTFDIMLSKRNSGGDGVKIAP
- a CDS encoding Hsp20/alpha crystallin family protein — its product is MNLIKYRPITGSLFDLDFERVLDRFFDDSVFTVSGQSHPKVDVRENENDYVVEADIPGFTEKDIDVSVNGDLLTISSKKDETKEEKKKGYIIKERRSTAFSRSFTLPKNIDRDKIDAHFKNGVLSLSLPKTEQAKPKQIDVKKAD
- a CDS encoding DUF459 domain-containing protein, with product MKRGIRFYTVQQAAVVLLLGLIISLFGNAGNIHRSIMNLDDKTLKAALLFFVTPYRDLVRPLTVDERLQDLRRRFFHIARISTDSGFAAETGEMVTAGSPPPVVRPEETSLRQGTTGSRQEPPERNAPPVFSSRRPFRLLMIGDSLLSGAIAVMFDRAVYRNRAVSSELIAHPSSGMSRTDYYNWQEKIEAVFAQHSYDALVILLGTNDAQTIVSGSKHFRFNTKSWREIYENRLTKLFRYLEGKIYRIYWIGLPPMRNSGFHAKMSAINDIIEGVCGRYGYVSFLPTGYLLGNEHARYTDYLEIDGKLSQLRLSDGIHLTYAGGKIIAGLLLGMIHRDFDFEEEKEEPVEIVRE
- a CDS encoding class I SAM-dependent methyltransferase; translation: MKTGSRDAASFRDPSGFLFYHDQVLYRQINRSYKADYEMLMASGLYAELVEKGLLIPHTEADIPPPEAERAYKIIKPLHVPFISYPYEWSFSQLRDAALLTIDVQRAAFDAGMCLKDASAYNIQFLKGKPVLIDTLSFQKYREGAPWVAYRQFCQHFIAPLALMMYKDIRLNQLLKVYIDGIPLDLASSLLPFRSRLSFTLLTHIHLHAGSQKAYEDKAVDVADLRVSPLAFQGIIESLFSAVLKMKWEPKGTEWADYYDKTNYSKAAFEQKKRVVEEFVRKTNPCTVWDLGANTGIFTRIASEKAAHVVSFDIDPAAVEVNYRLCKQENSGNILPLLVDLTNPSPGIGWENRERKSLSQRGPVDMVISLALIHHLAISNNLPFEKIASFFHSLCSHLVIEFIPKEDSQIRKLLSTREDVFPDYGKSEFEKVFSRYFSISESRTLDESGRIIYLMHTI